Genomic window (Ananas comosus cultivar F153 linkage group 1, ASM154086v1, whole genome shotgun sequence):
GATCCACGCGTTATTCCTCTTGTCGTACTTCCTCACCTCATTCTCGGCGTAGTCAGCAGCGTACAGCTCGTTCTTCACAACGGCAACAAGCGGCGGCGCTCCGGCTGGCACGTTAAGCCCGGCCGACATATTTGGTATCACCCTCCAATTACCCGTCTCCAAGTCATACTCCTCGCCACATGTCAGGACCTCATTGGTCCCCGTCACCCCACCGATTACGTAGAACTTATTGTCCATAAAGACACCGGAACACATCTTTCTTGCTTTGTTCATGTTAGGCAAACTGGTCCACGTCTGCTTATCGGAATCGTAAAGCTCGGCAGAATTCAATACAGTTTTCTGCACGCCAAAGCCACCAGCTACAATAGCCTTCTCTCCGATGCTAGCGGAACCGAACAAACACCTCGGCGAGTTCATCCCGACTCCTGCGGACCAACTGTTCGTCAAGATGCTGTACCGAAGAACAATGTGCGAACCCACCTCTATACCGAAAACAAGTAGCTCGGTGCCCACAGCAAGAGATTCCTTATCAGCCAACACGAAGCATTCGAAATTAGGAGGCATTTTCGGGATGCTCGTAATCCATCGTCCCCTGTACGGATCGTAAGCCTCCCATTCGAGCACATTGCAGGAGAAGTAGACCCAATACTCCGTGATACCCGATTGGCGCCGTAGTCTATAGAGCTCGCCGGAGCGAATTAGGTCACGGAAGTTGCGGCTTAGGCGCGCGATCGAGCCATAATCAGATCGGGAGAGGCAGAGGAGACAGTCAATTGTGAGTTCACGGCCGAGGGGGGTTATAAGGCCGGTAGGGTCGTAGTACTCGGCGTCGGTGTCCTGGTGATCAGAATACTGCGGCCGTGCGTTGTCTTCTTGGATATCGGGGGTGTTGGGGTGTTGCGGAGATCTCTTTCGTTTCCCGTCCCTTTCAGTTGGTTCTTCTTCTAGTTCGGCTTGGTCGTCGAGGGGGTGCTCGCTCGGCGATGGTTTCGAGAATGGATACGATTCATCCTCCGACATATTCGCCGAATTGCCAACAAGAAGAGATATTTGGTTTTGGGAATCAGGAAATGTTACTAATCGATCACCCTTACAAAATGGCTACTGCAATTGGaagaaaattagaaacaaaTCGAAAATAAGACTAGATATTGCAATTCCATGGATGAAAACAACATGCTGCAAACTAATTAGTAATTGAAAGGAAATCCAAACAACACaaggagcaattttttttttttgtaagcaCCATTAAACTCAAGTAGATCGAAATTTACTGCAGAAagatcggatttttttttttcctgaatttTTTTCGGATCAACAAATCAATAACACTAATAAATGAAAAGGAAAGAGACCCATCAGGTAGATCCATTTCTCAGAACCCTAAATTCACCAGTCTCAATCCCATGAACGATTCATTgatcgaaaagagaaaaatccaaaCACAGGACCAATAGACCGAAGATTACCCACAAACAGATCTAGCAATTTCACAGAGAAATTTAACAAATACCAAcaacaacccaaaaaaaaaaaaaaaaaaaaaaaaaaaaaaacgttttacGGCCCCTAATTTGGGATTAACTCTCAGATGCTCCTAAGAAGGAGCCCcccaaaaatcacttttttacaCCAAATACAGCGGGAGAAGATGGAGATCTCAACACGGTGAGCTTAAAAACacctcaaaattaaaaaaaaaaaaaaaaggaaaaagatggAAACTTACTTATGGATTGGGGTCTCTGATTAATCGAAGAGtgggaaagagaaagagaggttaCAACTTACAACCTTATTACTGGAAATGGgtctttctcctctctctcctctctctcctcttctcactGCAATAAACcctgcatcatcatcatcatcttcttcttcttcttcttcttcctcgttcAATCTCCGTCCCTTTTGATGCTTCTCCACGAACCACGCTCCAAATCTAGTGCTTCGGCccgagctctctctccctctctctctctctctctctctctctccccctcccctcttattctctctcccttatttttaatttttattttagcttaAAAATCTATTGACACCCTTCAAGtgtatattattttctaatgaATCCCTCAACTTACATttcttctttattatttttattatttttatgttttatggGGTCTGTTTGGCTTTTAATTATTTGCATATACATTATCTTAAAATTCAGATAATTGTTGTCATAAATAGCAGCCCCGCCTAGCCGTTTATTTTAAATCCATTAGAAATATGCTTATCCAACATATGCATATCTGTATCTGTCAAATGGTTATAAAAACCGACGTCGAAAAAGCATTGCCAAAATATTTCTCTGATAATAATTTCTACTATAATTTTGCAGTATTGAGCCAAAAAAGATAActtcattaataatttttaaagatatttCGAATGCTATATAAAATCACAACAGAGTTTAGCTGTGATATTCTTAAACTAGTGTTTAACATAATATAAGATATTTATAAGAGTTCGATTAAAATAAAACTATCATTtgagataataaaattttttcactttaatcaAGGTCTATTTCCAAATAACTTACATTTGGATGTGAATTTTGAGGTTATATTGaattctatttttaatatataggcTAATGTGTTAAAACCTTATTCCAAGGGGGTTAAATAGTGAATGTtacaccaatttttttttattatcttccGCGTAACGCCTATATCACCGTTGAGATGCTGCCACGTGGAGAAAATATATTTGTTGTACGGCAGCGTTATACAACTATTGTTGTACCAAAGCGCGCATGCGGTCGGCTGCTACAAACGGTTTCGATCTGACTTGGCGCTCTATCTTTCTcttcgactttttttttttttcgcttttaattttattttatacaatttttgtttttattttccgctacaCTACCTCtaattaatgttttaattttgatatttttattaacATTTGTTTAGAAAGTAattcaagtttcacttaaaaataaataatcaataGTAATTGCATTAATTTAAAAGTATATCCATACTTATATACACTCagaaaattatctaaaaaataaaaataaatgttttatataaaattatccaAACGGAAACTCACTAACAAGTGGAGCCATTAACAAGTGTTCGTGCAATTAGGTGAACACTAAAGTGGGACTTAGATTTATCTTCGATAATTATGACTACGAACAGAATTGTTTAAAATgtttatgaaaaagaaaattcacgCATGTTGTAGTTATATGCACCACTAATCAGGAAAATATATAGATGGATCGTACGTACTCCATGATTGGAGAGTACGCTTGCAAATAGAGTTGATGTGTGTAGTACAAGTGTACAACACCTATCAATTTGCTATCTCACAATTCCCACATTTCCAATGTTCcaactcttttttctttactacaagttgcacttttttttctcctctctctcaaatttgaagttttaaataatcTTCGAAATTTTTCCCAGTAAATTTTgttattgttttgttttgttttactttgtttttttgtatattgataTATTGATCTTTTCCTGATTGCGTATAACCTAATTGAgagtattattaatattattagatGTTATTTTATTCCGAACACATCAAGTAAAGAATTTTTCTAG
Coding sequences:
- the LOC109711115 gene encoding F-box/kelch-repeat protein SKIP11-like, with the translated sequence MSEDESYPFSKPSPSEHPLDDQAELEEEPTERDGKRKRSPQHPNTPDIQEDNARPQYSDHQDTDAEYYDPTGLITPLGRELTIDCLLCLSRSDYGSIARLSRNFRDLIRSGELYRLRRQSGITEYWVYFSCNVLEWEAYDPYRGRWITSIPKMPPNFECFVLADKESLAVGTELLVFGIEVGSHIVLRYSILTNSWSAGVGMNSPRCLFGSASIGEKAIVAGGFGVQKTVLNSAELYDSDKQTWTSLPNMNKARKMCSGVFMDNKFYVIGGVTGTNEVLTCGEEYDLETGNWRVIPNMSAGLNVPAGAPPLVAVVKNELYAADYAENEVRKYDKRNNAWITLGKLPPRSASVNGWGLAFRACGERLIVIGGPRASGGGMIELNSWVPNEGGPPEWEMVASRHSGNFVFNCAVMGC